Proteins co-encoded in one Waddlia chondrophila WSU 86-1044 genomic window:
- a CDS encoding LysM peptidoglycan-binding domain-containing protein, giving the protein MRKIGVFFILLNASVSGAQYQSRSTGKSVSYGDLRHEIENHEAEIRMFEERLNTQEEIVDSLRQQVMDANHENRELVKGGVIQLEGDVSRLGNSVKGMAEDLRQLQTHGNDTASLLNQHKRKIEEVEEKMGQLQATLQLVLDALQISEKEQIYEVVSGDSLEKIARKHNTTIQKIKELNKLSGDRIYIGQKLKMP; this is encoded by the coding sequence ATGAGGAAAATTGGCGTCTTTTTTATTTTGCTGAACGCTTCGGTTAGCGGGGCGCAGTATCAAAGTCGTTCAACTGGAAAAAGTGTTTCTTACGGCGATCTTCGCCATGAGATCGAAAATCACGAAGCAGAGATCCGCATGTTTGAAGAGAGGTTGAACACGCAGGAAGAAATTGTCGATTCTTTAAGGCAGCAGGTAATGGATGCTAATCATGAAAATCGGGAGCTAGTCAAGGGGGGCGTGATTCAACTGGAAGGCGATGTCTCAAGACTAGGAAATTCTGTCAAAGGGATGGCTGAGGATTTGCGTCAATTGCAAACGCACGGCAATGATACAGCATCCCTGTTGAACCAGCATAAGCGTAAAATTGAAGAAGTTGAAGAAAAGATGGGGCAGCTGCAGGCGACTTTGCAGCTTGTATTAGATGCGTTGCAAATTTCTGAGAAAGAGCAGATTTATGAGGTTGTTTCAGGAGATTCTCTGGAGAAAATCGCCCGTAAGCACAACACAACAATTCAGAAAATCAAAGAGCTCAATAAGCTTTCCGGCGATCGGATTTACATTGGACAAAAGTTAAAAATGCCATGA
- a CDS encoding OmpA family protein: MNKKSLVIIMQFNFFLLALTGCCRSSEDVWDDTKTAGRHMGRGVRTLAGKHGDSRQVRCREDFMNCREYEEDDFYTSAYSGLEFEAFPDQDYGRDVALAEPRYHPQKQRIEPGMSKQLPGIEDFTDPRYDVELRTVFQTVYFPYNSGLIKGKGNMDRLRTIAAYMQKHPDTYLFVEGHCDERGAEAYNLALGAKRSNSVRELLIKEGVRPERIFTVSYGKERPADSGHNEESWSKNRRAEFKIFNSDS; this comes from the coding sequence ATGAATAAGAAAAGCCTTGTGATCATCATGCAGTTCAATTTTTTTCTGCTTGCATTGACCGGATGCTGCCGCAGTTCAGAAGATGTTTGGGATGACACGAAAACCGCCGGAAGGCACATGGGAAGAGGGGTCCGGACTCTTGCCGGTAAGCATGGAGATTCCAGGCAAGTCCGTTGCCGGGAAGATTTCATGAATTGCCGTGAATATGAGGAAGACGATTTTTACACAAGCGCGTACTCTGGTTTGGAGTTTGAAGCGTTTCCCGATCAGGACTACGGCAGAGATGTGGCTCTGGCAGAGCCGCGCTATCATCCCCAAAAACAGCGCATAGAACCAGGGATGAGTAAGCAACTTCCTGGAATAGAGGATTTTACAGATCCTCGCTACGATGTTGAGTTGAGGACTGTTTTTCAAACTGTTTACTTTCCTTACAATAGTGGTTTGATTAAGGGGAAAGGAAATATGGATCGTCTCCGCACGATCGCTGCCTACATGCAGAAACATCCCGATACGTACCTTTTTGTAGAAGGGCACTGCGATGAAAGGGGAGCTGAAGCGTATAACTTGGCTTTAGGGGCTAAAAGAAGCAATTCTGTACGGGAATTATTGATTAAGGAAGGAGTAAGGCCGGAGCGTATTTTCACTGTCTCTTATGGGAAGGAACGTCCGGCCGATTCTGGACATAATGAAGAATCCTGGTCGAAAAATCGCCGGGCAGAGTTCAAAATTTTTAATTCTGATTCGTAA
- the deoC gene encoding 2-deoxyribose-5-phosphate aldolase, with protein sequence MAMQSKIKSRYAFQQIASLCDHTYLKTVEFYRQVSRIGQSPILRRQEEFYRFLRETIESPLTPYGICVGAEDVPHVRKFLQHHKKDSIALVATVGFPDGSWHQKHYKFFEAQYALSEGADEIDMPVNWKALKQGNHAEVLEELQTVCGLVRQKKGVFKMILETSLLNDRQIIEACKLARHAGVDFVKTSTGFGAHGVGPRQIELILDHWDGGLKISGGVNAGNVAIYLDQILKRLKGPDHLLNPMKVRIGESDLLSDLM encoded by the coding sequence ATGGCAATGCAATCTAAAATAAAATCTAGATATGCTTTTCAGCAGATCGCTTCGCTTTGCGACCACACATATCTAAAAACTGTAGAATTTTATCGCCAAGTTTCAAGAATTGGGCAGAGTCCAATTTTGCGTAGGCAGGAGGAATTTTACCGATTTCTTAGAGAAACGATCGAAAGTCCATTAACTCCGTATGGAATTTGTGTCGGAGCTGAAGATGTTCCCCATGTCCGCAAATTTTTGCAGCATCACAAAAAAGATTCAATCGCTCTCGTAGCAACGGTTGGGTTTCCCGATGGGAGTTGGCATCAAAAGCATTATAAATTCTTCGAGGCGCAGTATGCTTTGAGCGAAGGGGCGGACGAGATCGATATGCCTGTCAATTGGAAGGCCCTTAAGCAAGGGAATCATGCCGAGGTATTGGAGGAGCTGCAAACAGTATGCGGTCTTGTTCGTCAGAAAAAAGGGGTGTTCAAAATGATTTTGGAAACCTCTTTGCTTAATGATCGCCAGATTATTGAGGCATGTAAGTTGGCCAGGCATGCTGGTGTCGATTTTGTCAAGACTTCGACAGGATTTGGAGCGCATGGTGTCGGACCAAGACAGATCGAGTTGATTTTAGACCACTGGGATGGAGGGCTGAAAATCTCTGGAGGGGTGAATGCGGGCAACGTCGCTATCTATCTCGATCAAATTTTAAAGCGTTTAAAAGGTCCGGACCACTTGTTAAATCCCATGAAGGTTCGGATTGGGGAAAGTGATTTGCTTTCAGATTTAATGTGA
- the murI gene encoding glutamate racemase, with product MNAIAVFDSGLGGLTVVKALCEHLPQEEIIYFGDTARVPYGGKSRETVIRYAREISAFLLSQEIKALVIGCNTASAYAADLLAAELELPVFNVIDPLIEEISACQAEHIAVLGTAATVRSGIYQARLAQKIPNVKVTGISCPLFVPIVEEHFQNHPAARLIVEEYLFRVKDERMDTVVLGCTHYPLLYCLIREYLGDEVRIVDSASACAKQIQAALFSHPFNNSLSVKGKLKYFVSDDPERFKHLGEQFLGVEIGPVECVDLNSVLQIPQNFAKSG from the coding sequence ATGAATGCAATCGCTGTTTTTGACTCCGGTCTAGGAGGGCTGACAGTTGTCAAAGCGCTTTGCGAGCATTTGCCTCAGGAAGAAATCATCTATTTTGGCGATACCGCTCGTGTCCCTTACGGTGGTAAAAGTCGAGAAACCGTTATTCGGTATGCAAGGGAGATCAGCGCTTTTCTTCTTTCTCAGGAAATCAAGGCGTTAGTCATTGGTTGCAACACTGCATCCGCTTACGCTGCAGATCTTTTGGCAGCGGAGTTAGAGCTTCCCGTATTTAATGTCATTGATCCCTTGATCGAAGAGATCAGTGCATGTCAAGCTGAACATATTGCAGTTCTTGGCACAGCGGCAACGGTGCGTTCCGGAATCTATCAGGCACGGCTGGCGCAAAAAATCCCTAATGTCAAGGTTACCGGGATTTCTTGCCCATTGTTTGTCCCAATTGTAGAAGAGCATTTTCAAAACCATCCTGCTGCGAGATTGATTGTTGAAGAATATCTTTTTCGTGTGAAGGATGAGCGCATGGACACAGTGGTTTTAGGGTGTACCCATTATCCGTTGCTTTATTGCTTGATCAGGGAATACTTGGGGGATGAAGTCAGAATAGTGGATTCGGCATCAGCTTGTGCAAAACAAATTCAGGCCGCTTTATTCTCGCATCCATTCAATAATTCTCTTTCAGTTAAAGGGAAATTAAAGTATTTTGTTTCAGACGACCCGGAAAGATTCAAGCATCTTGGGGAGCAATTTCTAGGGGTCGAGATCGGCCCTGTCGAATGTGTAGATTTAAACTCGGTTTTGCAAATCCCTCAAAACTTTGCAAAGTCGGGCTAA
- a CDS encoding dual specificity protein phosphatase family protein translates to MTTPSSFSPFLAELNTLASIPPNTYFHRNRKGHFMTTADFASTILCAQTIANTYKGRDPAATASQITKFSKKLQVLISTETETALESNNEILCRKTFRQLIFVCQRIHYAVRGRVEGGGLTGVFKTYENHGDAKEVIETAISNMRESALNALKALRDQLPEKKMLGNEQLNSLTTYTFEPEEKPICPEENYTDEEWEAAIAHSADLLKESVGMMHYYGRYSTGLFYNQARSYLSDSGWEWMNKIGHFENGNLYLSALPVVSKNMDSLEDLKKAEISAVLSVTEVFETHSDGYFTSPIKPSTYAENGIKHLQIPTPDCETIFFELVLRGVEFIHWCLSKGVSIDVHCKAGRGRSFMIVVCYLIKYQNMTANAAFEHVSLMRPQSGFSKNRQEWKTIEVFEKFYYKPST, encoded by the coding sequence ATGACAACGCCTTCATCTTTCAGCCCCTTTCTTGCCGAACTGAATACTCTTGCCTCTATTCCTCCAAATACCTATTTCCACCGCAACCGGAAAGGTCATTTTATGACGACTGCCGATTTCGCTTCCACTATCCTGTGTGCACAAACAATCGCTAACACTTATAAAGGGAGAGATCCCGCTGCAACTGCCTCCCAAATCACCAAATTCTCAAAGAAGCTTCAAGTATTAATCAGCACCGAAACTGAAACCGCTTTAGAATCCAACAATGAAATTCTCTGCCGTAAAACATTCCGTCAACTTATCTTTGTCTGTCAAAGAATCCACTACGCCGTTAGAGGGCGAGTAGAAGGGGGAGGGCTTACAGGAGTCTTCAAAACTTATGAAAATCACGGAGATGCCAAAGAAGTTATCGAAACTGCGATCTCGAATATGAGAGAAAGCGCATTGAACGCGCTCAAAGCTCTGCGCGACCAGCTACCGGAAAAGAAAATGCTCGGAAACGAACAGCTCAATTCTCTGACGACATACACTTTCGAACCAGAGGAAAAACCGATCTGTCCTGAAGAAAATTATACGGACGAAGAGTGGGAAGCAGCCATAGCCCACAGCGCCGACTTACTTAAAGAATCTGTTGGCATGATGCACTATTACGGACGCTATTCGACGGGGCTGTTCTACAATCAAGCCCGCAGTTATCTTTCAGACTCGGGATGGGAATGGATGAATAAAATCGGCCATTTTGAAAACGGCAACCTCTATCTAAGCGCTCTTCCGGTGGTCTCCAAAAATATGGACTCTTTGGAGGATTTAAAAAAGGCTGAAATCAGCGCTGTTCTCAGCGTTACAGAAGTTTTCGAAACACATAGCGACGGATATTTTACCTCTCCCATCAAGCCAAGCACATATGCAGAAAACGGAATCAAACACCTGCAAATCCCCACTCCCGATTGTGAAACCATTTTTTTCGAACTAGTCTTGCGCGGTGTAGAATTTATTCATTGGTGCTTGTCAAAAGGAGTCAGCATTGATGTCCACTGTAAAGCCGGCAGAGGCAGAAGCTTTATGATTGTTGTCTGTTATTTGATCAAGTATCAGAACATGACCGCAAATGCCGCATTTGAACATGTCAGCTTAATGAGGCCTCAGTCTGGTTTCTCAAAAAACCGGCAGGAGTGGAAGACGATTGAAGTTTTTGAAAAATTTTATTACAAACCATCAACTTAA
- a CDS encoding DUF1347 family protein — protein sequence MKIKILGLAVLLAASCGMGLYYFSGEPLDEEEPLEHFQNGDYAEALVALEKNKRLYTKADYLLQKSYILRKTGDEQEADLILLKIVQSSAASSSQLSEVYLNLMLSAYLQNNLDLLKKQLMETRRFLGGHCEWVSLFMGVVFYHDGENRKALQAFASSSSRGYQSPWMEQRFSKKIDTIWYAEHLIDCLIKTGSLDEARAMLEKMKPVFFPLQMDEFNGLYGKSYLVEAEAMSYDLAIPHYRMAVGYLSRIQKKEKKVELAESLNKQIRQILAAEDFEYLPFYVQLYEQWGENKEVGELKDLLIATLDQQFMKGDQEEIGHLAETLAYLLKDSRVCEEIGMRFENLLEIAIKREETELLAAYWNMLLAFQPEDERVHGKFSDLAIQKVLQSIFCDDSSLTKTGAFINFYMIAEDKDEDSRQLADHLVRIAERYWEIPQQRGKSIELLKAAKKVAPHDYKGKVQASIEEMFKFRYADALKQDMLPELFDLMNAVETLEIASIDVKNRQGLQQQLEEAEYLYLQGQLNEAQNKAEWVLAIDPESVRARRLVGMVSYYFADYEKASGYLKDIPPVNDEMREAHAVVAILSGNEQKGRQWLEEVAKTRAVQPQIYLRIVYGFLVQDKPTQAIEWLEKVDEKNPEVLPARVFASFQLNSWYETIELFNQMKPPYVNLDGFHGIVVDSYTALGNTQQAEVQLGQLLKKPPQPVDSNFSPYFQAFIRKKLNQWNRFFVAGLYFKIVRNDPENALRYFDKIDNPSLLAQVEKAEVYFQLGRLIEAKDLMLQIDSEAAENQKGIKLRILPLLGMGFERLGYDIESVPFYEEYFKLKPNDADYRYPYIRVLMQLKRYDLALEQIMKLKKIRELVPKEVVAWMQSLLHRGDFEKVDKIANEWLSNRQVPLFPKLQMARMMVVTGNLPLLEYIVKEIPEPSQRSIEDNQELILLWMDMGEFAKALDLAQLLEKKLVQTPGGLLTLAELYMKLAKKDDAFSYAQRALQMDPANVKVLEFLERREQQAGSIAPLVKLLKDRVEQNPGNITLQIEYAKKLIDLAVEIYIAGAIANINDSVDLQQARLILEKLKGKEIELPEVHHLLGKVYYLVDLYDKAREEFDRALFFDPSYIEVLQLLALVYEAEKKMDKAIESVAAASRFAPSDSDVWEQLGNLYVEKQDWKSAVDAYHHSIRFSPFDPDPYLRLAATYLTVSQPVDAVKTLEGLLAFSPQNAAGLSLILKALYHPVYVKKNKDAELLRRIRIDYYDRLRIIDPELAKKSLPEGVSLDP from the coding sequence TTGAAGATAAAAATCTTAGGATTAGCGGTATTGTTGGCAGCAAGCTGTGGAATGGGCCTTTACTATTTTTCCGGAGAGCCTCTGGATGAAGAAGAGCCGCTGGAACATTTCCAAAATGGAGATTATGCCGAAGCACTTGTTGCCCTGGAGAAAAATAAACGCTTATATACAAAAGCAGACTATCTTCTGCAGAAATCGTACATTCTAAGAAAAACTGGCGATGAGCAGGAGGCGGATTTGATTTTGCTGAAAATTGTGCAGTCAAGCGCTGCTAGTTCCTCCCAATTATCGGAGGTGTACCTCAATTTGATGCTGAGCGCATATCTGCAAAACAATCTAGACCTGCTAAAAAAACAGCTCATGGAAACGCGGCGTTTTCTAGGTGGCCACTGTGAATGGGTCTCTTTATTCATGGGAGTTGTTTTTTATCACGATGGCGAAAATCGAAAAGCGCTGCAAGCATTTGCCTCTTCATCATCTCGTGGATATCAATCTCCCTGGATGGAGCAAAGGTTCTCCAAAAAAATCGACACTATTTGGTATGCAGAACATCTCATTGATTGTTTGATCAAGACAGGTTCTTTAGACGAAGCAAGAGCGATGCTGGAAAAAATGAAACCGGTGTTTTTTCCTTTGCAGATGGATGAGTTTAATGGTTTGTATGGGAAATCGTACTTAGTCGAAGCGGAAGCAATGTCTTACGATCTGGCGATTCCCCATTATCGAATGGCTGTCGGGTATTTAAGCCGTATCCAAAAAAAAGAAAAGAAAGTAGAGCTGGCCGAAAGTCTTAATAAACAGATTCGGCAGATATTGGCGGCTGAAGATTTTGAATATCTTCCTTTTTATGTTCAACTTTACGAACAATGGGGGGAGAACAAAGAAGTGGGCGAGCTGAAGGATCTTCTAATCGCGACTTTGGATCAGCAGTTCATGAAAGGAGACCAAGAAGAGATTGGCCATCTCGCAGAGACTCTCGCCTACTTGCTGAAAGATAGTCGCGTGTGCGAAGAGATCGGAATGAGGTTCGAAAATCTTCTGGAGATAGCGATAAAGAGAGAAGAAACCGAGCTCTTGGCAGCATACTGGAATATGTTGTTAGCTTTTCAGCCAGAAGATGAAAGGGTACATGGGAAATTTTCCGATTTAGCAATCCAAAAGGTGCTGCAGTCGATTTTTTGTGACGATTCCTCTTTGACAAAGACGGGCGCCTTTATCAATTTTTATATGATTGCCGAGGATAAAGATGAAGATTCCAGGCAATTGGCAGATCATCTGGTGAGGATTGCTGAAAGATATTGGGAAATTCCCCAACAAAGAGGGAAATCTATCGAATTATTGAAAGCAGCAAAAAAAGTGGCTCCTCATGATTATAAAGGGAAGGTGCAAGCATCTATAGAGGAAATGTTTAAGTTTCGCTACGCCGATGCATTAAAGCAGGATATGCTGCCTGAATTATTCGATCTAATGAATGCCGTTGAAACACTTGAGATTGCGAGCATCGATGTGAAGAATCGGCAAGGACTGCAGCAACAGCTTGAAGAAGCTGAATATTTATATCTGCAAGGGCAGTTGAACGAAGCTCAGAATAAAGCTGAATGGGTGCTGGCAATTGATCCTGAGAGTGTGAGGGCAAGGCGGTTGGTTGGTATGGTTTCCTATTATTTCGCAGATTATGAAAAAGCGAGCGGGTATTTGAAAGACATTCCTCCCGTAAATGATGAAATGCGCGAAGCGCATGCGGTTGTAGCGATTTTATCAGGTAATGAGCAGAAGGGAAGGCAGTGGTTGGAAGAGGTTGCAAAGACGCGTGCGGTGCAGCCACAGATCTATTTGCGCATTGTTTATGGGTTCTTAGTTCAAGATAAGCCGACCCAGGCGATTGAGTGGTTGGAAAAAGTTGATGAGAAGAATCCAGAGGTTCTCCCAGCAAGAGTCTTTGCTTCATTTCAATTGAACAGCTGGTATGAGACCATTGAATTGTTCAATCAGATGAAGCCTCCATATGTGAATTTAGATGGCTTTCACGGTATTGTGGTGGATTCTTATACTGCGTTGGGGAATACTCAACAAGCTGAAGTTCAATTGGGTCAATTGCTTAAAAAACCTCCTCAGCCTGTCGACAGCAATTTTTCTCCCTATTTTCAGGCTTTCATCAGAAAGAAACTCAACCAATGGAACAGATTCTTTGTTGCCGGGCTCTATTTTAAAATTGTTCGCAATGATCCTGAAAATGCGTTGCGCTACTTCGATAAGATCGACAATCCATCATTATTGGCCCAGGTTGAAAAAGCGGAAGTTTATTTCCAGTTAGGAAGGCTTATTGAAGCAAAGGATCTGATGCTGCAAATCGACAGCGAGGCCGCTGAGAATCAAAAGGGGATCAAGCTTCGCATTTTACCTTTGCTTGGAATGGGATTTGAGCGACTGGGCTATGATATCGAATCCGTCCCTTTTTATGAGGAGTATTTCAAGCTTAAACCAAACGATGCTGATTATCGTTATCCTTATATCCGTGTCCTTATGCAGTTGAAACGGTATGATCTTGCATTGGAGCAGATCATGAAGCTTAAGAAAATCAGAGAGCTTGTTCCTAAAGAAGTGGTTGCCTGGATGCAATCCTTGCTGCATCGGGGAGATTTTGAAAAGGTTGATAAAATTGCCAACGAATGGCTTTCGAACAGGCAAGTGCCGCTTTTCCCAAAGCTGCAAATGGCTAGAATGATGGTAGTCACGGGGAATTTACCACTGCTTGAGTATATCGTTAAGGAGATCCCTGAGCCTTCTCAACGTTCGATTGAAGATAATCAGGAATTAATTCTCTTGTGGATGGATATGGGAGAGTTCGCGAAGGCGCTGGATCTTGCCCAGCTTTTGGAAAAGAAACTGGTGCAGACGCCCGGCGGCCTTTTGACTCTTGCAGAGCTTTACATGAAACTGGCAAAAAAAGACGATGCATTTTCTTATGCTCAAAGGGCTTTGCAGATGGATCCTGCGAATGTGAAAGTCTTGGAGTTTCTTGAAAGGCGTGAACAGCAGGCAGGCTCGATCGCCCCGCTTGTGAAATTATTGAAAGATCGAGTAGAGCAAAACCCTGGAAATATCACGCTTCAGATTGAGTATGCAAAAAAATTAATCGATTTAGCTGTAGAGATCTACATTGCTGGCGCAATTGCCAATATCAACGATTCTGTCGATCTGCAGCAGGCTCGGTTGATCTTAGAAAAATTAAAAGGAAAAGAGATTGAGTTGCCGGAAGTGCATCATTTGCTGGGAAAAGTGTATTATTTAGTCGATCTTTATGATAAAGCAAGAGAGGAATTTGATCGGGCACTTTTTTTCGATCCTTCGTATATCGAAGTTCTGCAGCTTCTTGCTTTAGTCTACGAAGCGGAGAAAAAGATGGATAAAGCTATTGAGTCTGTCGCTGCTGCTTCACGGTTTGCTCCTAGCGATTCAGATGTGTGGGAACAGCTGGGAAATCTTTATGTAGAAAAACAAGATTGGAAAAGCGCTGTCGACGCCTACCATCATTCGATCCGTTTCTCCCCATTCGAT
- a CDS encoding response regulator, which produces MQKSRLLLIEDEEDIAALIKLQADISGYKLHVEVDGLNGLLAIEREKPDLVILDIMLPGQSGLDVCRKLKNNPETKDIPVIMISAKSEELDVVLGLELGADDYVTKPFSPKILFSRIRAVLRRGKEPEKGPKIIKFGHFALDTESYQVRKHDKQLHLTLSEFGILKRLVSNPGKVLTRNQLLDDVQNEEAFIVDRNIDVHIASLRKKLGPNFHWIETVRGVGYRFKEEEED; this is translated from the coding sequence ATGCAAAAATCGCGACTGCTCTTAATTGAAGACGAAGAAGATATTGCAGCTCTCATCAAACTCCAAGCTGATATTTCCGGTTATAAACTCCACGTAGAAGTTGACGGATTGAATGGACTGCTTGCCATCGAACGGGAAAAACCTGATCTGGTGATTCTAGATATTATGCTTCCTGGACAAAGCGGGCTAGATGTCTGCCGGAAGTTAAAAAACAATCCTGAAACTAAAGATATTCCAGTGATTATGATTTCAGCAAAAAGCGAGGAGCTGGATGTCGTTCTTGGGCTTGAGCTTGGCGCTGACGATTACGTCACCAAGCCCTTTTCCCCAAAAATTTTATTCTCCCGCATCCGCGCTGTCTTAAGAAGAGGAAAAGAACCGGAAAAAGGACCAAAAATCATCAAATTCGGGCATTTTGCCCTTGATACGGAAAGTTATCAGGTTCGCAAGCATGACAAGCAACTTCACCTGACGCTTTCTGAATTCGGGATTTTGAAAAGGCTTGTCTCCAATCCTGGAAAAGTATTGACACGCAACCAACTTCTTGATGATGTACAAAACGAAGAAGCGTTTATTGTCGATAGGAACATCGACGTGCACATTGCCTCTCTCCGCAAAAAGTTAGGGCCTAACTTTCACTGGATTGAGACGGTAAGAGGGGTTGGCTACCGCTTTAAAGAGGAAGAAGAGGATTAA
- the metK gene encoding methionine adenosyltransferase, with product MSHFLFTSESVSIGHPDKIADQISDAILDACLKADPDSKVACETLVSTGLVVLAGEITTKTQLDYQEIVRKTIKRIGYNSSELGFDYRSCGVILSINKQSPDISQGVEEGKGLFKEQGAGDQGIMFGFACDETPELMPLPIMLSHKIVLELQRLREENALSYLRPDAKAQVTLEYDEGFIPRRIHTVVVSTQHDPGVDLDFLKKDMIGMVNRLAPEGFIDSETKYFINPTGRFVLGGPVADCGLTGRKIVVDTYGGMARSGGGALSGKDPSKVDRSASYAARYVAKNIVAAGFAKRCEVQVSYAIGVAEPVSIKVDTFGTGVVSEQMLAEAIFKTFDLSPKGIIEMLDLKRPIYSETAYGGHFGRKGDAFTWEKTDRVEKLREAVELQATNA from the coding sequence ATGAGTCATTTTCTTTTTACTTCAGAGTCCGTATCTATTGGCCATCCAGATAAAATTGCTGATCAAATTTCCGATGCTATCTTGGATGCTTGTTTGAAAGCTGATCCCGATTCTAAAGTGGCTTGCGAAACATTGGTCAGTACTGGGCTTGTTGTGTTAGCGGGAGAGATCACGACAAAAACACAGCTGGACTACCAGGAGATTGTTCGCAAAACCATCAAACGGATCGGGTACAATAGCAGTGAATTAGGATTTGATTATCGCTCATGCGGGGTCATTCTTTCCATTAATAAGCAATCTCCTGACATCTCCCAAGGTGTAGAGGAAGGAAAGGGTCTTTTTAAAGAGCAGGGGGCAGGCGACCAGGGAATTATGTTTGGCTTTGCTTGCGATGAAACTCCGGAGCTGATGCCGCTTCCCATTATGCTCTCTCATAAAATTGTTCTTGAGCTTCAGAGGTTAAGGGAAGAGAACGCTCTCTCTTATTTGAGACCGGATGCAAAGGCGCAAGTCACTTTGGAATACGATGAAGGCTTTATTCCTCGGCGCATCCATACGGTCGTGGTTTCCACACAGCATGATCCTGGTGTGGATCTGGATTTTTTGAAAAAAGATATGATTGGGATGGTTAACCGTCTTGCTCCGGAAGGTTTCATTGATTCGGAGACAAAGTATTTCATCAATCCTACAGGCAGATTTGTTTTAGGAGGGCCGGTTGCAGATTGCGGTTTGACCGGACGGAAAATTGTCGTGGATACTTATGGAGGGATGGCACGCAGTGGCGGAGGCGCTCTTTCTGGGAAAGATCCAAGCAAAGTGGATAGATCCGCCAGTTATGCAGCTCGCTATGTTGCCAAAAATATTGTGGCTGCGGGGTTTGCCAAGCGGTGTGAAGTACAGGTTTCCTATGCCATCGGAGTTGCAGAGCCTGTATCGATTAAAGTCGATACGTTTGGAACAGGGGTGGTTAGTGAACAGATGTTAGCTGAGGCAATCTTCAAAACATTCGATCTTTCTCCGAAGGGGATCATTGAAATGCTCGATTTGAAGCGGCCTATCTATAGTGAGACTGCCTATGGAGGGCATTTTGGCCGAAAAGGGGATGCGTTTACTTGGGAGAAAACCGACAGAGTGGAAAAGCTGCGGGAGGCTGTTGAACTGCAGGCAACCAACGCGTAA